The DNA window TCTCCCGGACATCACCTAAGGGGATATTGAGGTAGGCACAAGGCTGTACCTGTCCTTTGGGACTGATAATGCAGTAGGAGGTGCCGGCCAGGCAGCCCCGGCCAAAACGGGTCTTCATGCCCATCTGCTTGGCAATCCGCATAAACTGGGGAGCGCAGGTTGGTTTAAGCTCTATATCGACTTCTTGTTGTTTCTTCATGATGCGGGTCAAAGCATCTTCATATTCCTCAGCCCGCAGGGACTCTTCTTCAATGGATACAGCCCGCCCTGTGGGAACCAGGAAAAAGAAATGATGGGCTACCGCCCCTTCCGCTACGGCAAAATCCGTAATGGCTTCCAGCTCATCCCGGTTCCAATCCATGACGGTGGTATGAATCTGAAAAGGCAGGCCTACTTCCCGGCAATTGCGCATGCCCTGCACGGCCTCTTCCCAGGCTCGGGGATACTTGCGGAACTGATTATGCTTGTCAATATGCAGAGAATCCAAAGAAATGCCCATGCCCATAGCGCCTGCTTCTTTCAGGCGACGGGCCATCTCTACGGTAATCAAGGTCCCATTGGTTCCGAAAACCGGGCGCAGGCCCAGGGAGGTGGCATGAGCTACCAATTCCACGATATCCGGGCGCAGGAGAGGCTCCCCGCCGCTGAAGATCATAATTTTAAATCCGGCCTTAGCAATCTGCTCCAGAAGGGTTTTCGCTTCGGCAGTGTTCAGCTCTTCTTCGGCCTTGCAACCGGCATCTCGGTAACAATGATCGCAATACATATTGCAGGCATTGGTGGTATTCCAGGATACAATCATGATTGTTCCTCCTTTATCCAGCGTGCGGCATCCAAGGCATGATAAGTAATAATCAGATCAGCTCCCGCTCGTTTCATGCTGACCAGACTCTCCATGACCACACGTTTTTCATCAATCCAGCCCTTTTCAGCAGCCGCTTTGACCATGGCATACTCACCGCTGACATTATAGGCGGCGATAGGCAGCCCGAACTGCTCTTTGGTCCGATAGGTGATATCGCCATAGGCCAGGGCCGGCTTGACGATGATCATATCCGCCCCTTCCTGGATATCAAGGGCTGTCTCGATCATGGCCTCATTACCGTTGGGAGGGTCCATTTGATAGGTGCGGCGATCTCCGAATTGAGGGGCCGAACCGGCAGCCTCACGAAAGGGTCCATAGAAAGCAGAAGCGAATTTGGCCGCATAGGACATAATCGGAATATCCGTATAGCCGGCTTCGTCCAAAGCTTCCCGAATCGCCCCCACCCGGCCATCCATCATATCTGAAGGCGCTACCATATCCGCGCCGGCTTCAGCATGGGAAACCGCTGTCTGAGCCAGCAGCTTCAGGGTAGGATCATTAAGCACCCGTCCATCCTGAATCACTCCGCAATGTCCATGATCCGTGTATTCACAGAGGCAGACATCGGTAATCACATAAAGGTCCGGGTAGTGCTTCTTTGTCAAGCGAACAGCTTCCTGGATGATGCCATGGGGGTCATAAGCCCCGGTCCCTGTCTCATCCTTGGACTCGGGCAGCCCAAAAAGCAACACGGCAGGAATTCCCGCCTCCACCACATCCTTTAGAGCCACTATATACTCATCCAAAGAATAATTATATACTCCGGGCATGGAGGAAACGGGGATCTTTTTCTTCTCTCCAAACATAATGAACATCGGGTAAATCAAATCTTCAGTCCGGACATGATGTTCCCGGACCATTCTGCGTATAGCTTCACTGCTTCTTAATCTCCTGGGGCGTCTAATCATTGGCATTTGTTCATTCCTCCTCCATTTCCCTACACTATGCCGATCTCTTCATCGGTCAAGTAGCAGGCTGGATCGGATTCCCAGAAATCTCCGGTAACAGCTTCCGCACGGGTGCGGAAATTGCCGTTACAGTTATTTAAGTACTGACAGCGGGCGCAACGGCCTTTGAGAAGGGGTTTGCGATCCTTTAGCCCAGCCAGAATAGGGTGGGCCTGATCCGTCCATATCTCCCCAAATTTCCGCTCCCGCACATTGCCGAAGGTGATATGTTGGGTAAATTGATCCGGATGCACATAGCCCAGAGGATCCACTTCACCAAAAGCGATCCCGGAGCGGTTGCCTCCATTCATGCTGATCAATTCCTTGATTTTTTGAGCCTTCTCCGGATCGTCCTTTAAAGTACGCAGGTAAAGATAAACCCCGTCACAGTGATTATCCACAGTTAAAATCTCTTTGCGGAGTCCCCGTTCTTCAAAGTCAATGGTTCTCCGGATGATGGTTTCCATGGCCTGCCTGGACTGTTCGGGAGTAACATCCTCAGCAATCATTTGATTGCCCCGTCCGGAATAGACCAGATGATAGAAGCAGACCCGATCGATACTTTCCTCTTCAATAAAGTCAAAGATCTTATCCAGCTCCGCATAATTATGGCTATTAATCGTAAAGCGAAGCCCTACCCGCTGGCCTACGGCGACACAGTTCTGAATGCCCGCCATCGCCGCTTGGAAAGCCCCTTGCTTGCCGCGGAATTTATCATTAACCTCCCGCAAGCCATCCAAGGAGATTCCCACATAGCCCACGCCAATGTTTTTAATGCGTTGAGCCACTTCCCTGGTGATCAGGGTTCCGTTGGTGGATAGGGTGGGGCGAATCCCTTTGGCGGCAGCATATTCAGCCAGTTCAAAAAAATCCGGGCGAATCAAGGGTTCCCCCCCTGAGAAAAGCAGCACCGGCACTTTAAAATCGGCCAAATCATCAATAAAGCGTTTGGCCTCTTCTGTGGTCAATTCTCCTTGATATTTTTGGGCATCGGATTCCATATAACAGTGGGCGCATTGCAAATTGCAGGTCCGGGTCGAGTTCCATACCACCACCGGCCCTGACCCGGAAGTGGTTCCGTGCATAGACCCTTTTGACCCTTTGCTGTAGCGCAGAGAATCACCGAAGTACTCTGTATTAAAAAGCAATTTTGTTAAACTGATCATTCCTCGTTCCCCCTTGCAAGAGTCTCAAGCAGCCCCTTAATAGTATACTGCTCTGCTTCCCGGTAAATGCTCAACCCAAATTCCTGAGCAGTTTTGCTGGTAATGGGACCGATAGAATAGAGTTTAACCCCTTCCAAAAGGCTTTGCCTGCCATCAATTAATTGCAGGAAATTGCGTACTGTGGAGGAACTGGTAAAGGTAACGGCCGATACAGCTTTCTCCTCCAGTAACTTCATCAATTCCTCCTTGTTGGCATTCCCCAAAACTGTACGATAAGTGGGAACATCCCAGACATCCGCTCCTAAAGCTTTCAGTGATTCGGGCAGAATATCCCGGGCTTCTTCGGCCCGGGCCAGGAGCACACTTTGACCAGGCAGAACCCGGCTGGCCAGTCCTTCGATGATTTTTTCCGCCCGGTATTCTTCAGGAACAAAAGAAACCTTCAGGCAACGCTTCTCCAAAGCATCTCTGGTGGCCGGACCGATAGCTACCACATCCATACCGGCCAAATCACGAACGTCCCTGTCTTGCTCTCTGAGAACTTTAAAGAATTCTTCTACTCCGTTGACACTGGTAAAGATGAGCCATTCAAACCGCTTCAGATTTTTGATGGCCTGAATCAACGGATGGGGATCGCTGGGTGGTACGATTTCGATAGCCGGGAATTCCCATGGTTCACCTCCCAGATCTTCAATGCCTTGAGATAGGGCACTGGCTTGATGTCTGGCTCGTGTCACAATGATCCGCTGACCGAAGAGAGGTCTCTTTTCGAACCATTGCAGTTTCTCCCTTAGTTGAACAACCTCTCCCACGATGATAATCGAGGGGTTGGTAATGCCTTCTTCCTTTACTAATTGAGCAATATTTTGAAGTTCACCGACAAGCACCCTTTGTTCCGGCCGGGTCCCCCATTGGATAATTCCCACAGGAGTTGAAGGTGAACGGCCATTTTCGATAAGTTTAGTAGAGATCAAGGACAGATTTTCCATGCCCATCAAAAAGATTAAGGTCCCGTGAGCCGTGGCTAAATGTTCCCAAGCCAAAGCCGAGCTGTTTTTGGTAGGGTCTTCATGACCGGTTATGACAGCAAAAGAAGAGGTTAGATCACGATGAGTCACCGGAATGCCTGCATAAGCAGGTACGGAAATCGCCGAAGTAACACCGGGGACAATATCAAAGGGAATCCCTGCCTGAAGCAGATCCTCTGCTTCTTCCCCACCGCGCCCAAAAACAAAAGGGTCCCCCCCCTTTAAACGAGTCACTATCTTACCTTCCAGGCCTTTCTGGACCAGAAGAGCGTTGATCTCTTCCTGGCGCAGGGTGTGCCGGTCCGGGGATTTCCCTACATAAATAAGTTCACAATCGGGACGGGCTAAGGTCAGGAGACGGCGTGAAGCCAGGCGATCGTAGATCAGCACATCGGCCTTGGCAATGCACTCCGCACCCTTAACAGTAATGAGTTTCGGATCTCCTGGCCCGGCACCAACCAAATATACATATCCTTTGTCCAAATCAGAACACTCCTTGCTTGCTGTAGCGTATTATGAAGAATAAAAACTTTACTTTTCGAAGGGTGTACGAATCTCCTGCAGGATCGCCATGGCTCCTTGAGCAATCAGCAGATCGGCAGCTTGCCTGCCCAACTCTTCAGGATGCTCTCCCGACAGGGTGACCTTCAGGATGCGTTGACCATCCAAGGAAGCGACCATTCCCTTTAGAACAATCTGTTGCTGCTCTATCACAGCCCAGGCTCCGATGGGAATCTGACATCCCCCTTCCAAGCGGTAGAGAAGGGTCCGTTCTGCTTTGACGGCTCTTTCCGTATCCCCATGGTTCAGCAGGTTAAGCATCTCCCGGACATCAGCCCGCTGAGCAGCAATCTCCACAGCAATGGCTCCTTGGCCTACTGCTGAAAGCATAATCTCTTCAGAAATGTATTCTGTGATCCGGTCTTCCCAGCCCAAGCGTTTCACACCGGCCGCTGCCAGAACGATACCTGCCATATTGGACTCCTGCAGCTTCCGCCAACGGGTCTGGAGATTGCCGCGTAAATCCGCAAAAGACAGATCGGAGCGATAATTCTGCAACTGGGCTTTACGTCTTAAACTGCTGGTGCCGATGATTGAACCGGCCGGTAATGACCCTAAAGGCGTGCCGTCTTTACTTAGAAAAACATCCCGCGGCTCTTCTCTCTCGCAAAAAGCGGCAATTTCCAAACCTGGGGGCAAAACCGTAGGCAGATCTTTGAGGCTATGGACAGCACAATCAATCTCTCCATTGAGAAGACCAACTTCCAACTCTTTTGTAAAAAGACCCTTGTCGCCGATTTTAGCAAGGGGGACATCAAGAATCTTATCTCCCTTTGTTTTCATGGGGACCAGGACAAACTCTCTTTCCGGGTAATACTCTTCCAGTTTCCCTTTCACCCATTCGGCTTGCCAAAGGGCCAGCTGACTATCCCGTGTACCTATTTTAACGCTTCCCATGTGCTCCCCCTTAACTTTGGTTGGAATGATGACTGGCGGCATGATGAACACTCCACCCCGCATGAGGTGAAAGCTCATTACCATCCAAGTCAAATAAATTTTGGAGTATTTCCGTATAAAGATGACCTTGGCTGGTATTGGCTGCTTCCTTCAAATTGGCAATAGGAGCATGCAGAAGATGAGTTACGATGGAGTTGGCCATGGACCGGATAATCTTCTCCTGTTTCTCATCGATAGGACCCAGTTTATTCAAGGCGCTTTTCAGCATAATCTCCCGGACCTCCTCCCCACGACGCTGCAAAGCAACGATGGTGGGAACTACATACAGGGAATTATGCCACTTCACAAAGCGTCCCATCTCTTCTTCGAGAATCCTTCCAGCCTGCAGGGCTGCTTCCTCCCGAGCTTTTTGATGGGAGTCCACTACTCCTCGCAAATCATCGATGTCAAACAAGGTCACACCTTCTAATTCTCCCACATTGGGATGAATATCCCGGGGTACGGCGATATCGATCAGCAATAAAGCCCGTCGCTGGCGCTGTTCCATAACCCGCCTCATGCGCTCCGGCTTGATGACAAAATGAGCGGCAGCCGTTGCCGAAATAACGATATCTGCTTCGGCCAAGGCCGTATCCAATTCCTCATAAGGAATGGCTCTTCCTGAGAATTCCTCTGCCAAGGCTTGAGCACGCTGCATAGAGCGATTGGACACCAATACAGTATCCGCTCCGCTGGCCACCAGATGCTTGGCCGTCAGAGCGCTCATCTCACCTGCCCCTAAAATCAATATACTCTTGCCTTGCACATCGCCAAAGGTTTGCTTGGCCAGCTCTACCGCTGTGTAGGAAACCGAGGTGGGATGCTGGTCAATTTGTGTCTCGGAGCGGACCCTTTTTCCCACTGCCAAAGCATTTTGAAAAATGGCGTGAATAATTTTATTGCTCAGATCAAGCTGTGATGATTTTTCGTAGGCCTCCGCTACCTGGCCCAGGATTTGAGTTTCACCTATCACCATGGAGTCCAGTCCGGCGACGACACGGAAAAGATGGCGTACGGAATCATAAAGAGTATGGACATAAAGATATTGATCAATATCTTCTTCCCGAAGCTTCCCATGCCGGGCCAGAAATTTCTTAATCACACTGACTCCCAATTCCACTTCAGGAGTGGCGGCATAGATCTCCAAACGGTTACAGGTGCTTAACAGCACGACCCCATTTAAGGCGGATAGAGCATCCAATTCCAGTAGGGCTTTATTGATCTCCGAAGGATGAAAGCTGACTTTCTCACGAATCTCTACTGGAGCCGTCTTGTGGTTCAACCCAATAGTGATTGGAAACACTTCTGCATTACTCCCTTCGCGTCGTCCAGCCGACCGTTTTTTATAAGCTCAAGCATCTCTCCATCCGTAGCCCGATTCCAAAACTTTTCCTTCTGCTCCGCTGTCAGCCGGGCTTTAACGTCCTTGCGCCAGCTTCCCAGCAAAGTCAGGTAATCCTTGTAGGCCTCCCCATAGTGTTCTGCCAACTCGGCCCGAATCTGCCGGGCGACAATGGGACTGCTCCCTCCCGTAGAGACAGCAATGCTTAAATCTCCCCGTTCCAATATGGAAGGCACAATAAACGTACATTTCTCCGGATCATCCACCACATTGATCAGACGAAAGGATTTTTGGGCATCTCCTGCCGCGGCGCTGTTAACCTCCTCGATTTCTGTACAGGAAAATACCAGCACCTCATCCTGCAGATCATCGGCAGAATACTCCTTTTTCTTCCACAGACATCGTTCATCATCCACCAGTTCCACTAATTCAGGGTGAAGCTCGGGTGAGACGATACGAACGACAGCACCATGCTCCAGCAGGGTTTTCACCTTGCGCAAAGCGACTGTTCCTCCGCCCACGACTAAAACCGGCTTATTCTGCAACTCAACATAGATGGGGTAATAATGTGACACGTACAGCCCCCCGCTTCTTTTTTAGAACCCTTAAAATTTAAATCATTCTAATCACATCTTACAACGAAAATCCCAACTAAAAAACAAGCAATTTCTTATGGGATGATTAAGTGTTTTTATGAACAAGCTCTTCTTTAGGCATAAGAATGCAAGCCTGGAAGCAGGTAATTCACGCCAAAGAAAGTAAACAACACAGCTGCAAAACCAATGATGGCCATCCAAGCCGCCCGTTTTCCTTTCCAGCCATACATCAAACGGGCATGGAGATAGGCTGCGTAGATAATCCAAGTGATCAGGGACCAGGTCTCTTTGGGGTCCCAGGACCAGTAGGTGCCCCAGGCATAGTTAGCCCAAATAGCGCCCGTAACGATACATAGGGTCAACATAGGGAAGGCAAAGCCAATCATCTTATAAGCCAGTTCATCCAGAACATTTTCATGGGGAAAACGGCTGAGCCAGGTTTCTTTTTCATGCTTTTCATGAGAGCCGCCGGTTTTAAGCAAATACATTATTCCCAAACCGCAGGAAATAGCGAAGGCTCCATAAGCCAGCATAGCAGTGAACACATGGAAGGTCAACCACTGGCTTTTCAAGGCTGGTGGGATAGCTCCGGCCACTCTTTCTGAAGGGCCCATTTTCATGATGATAAACATCAGCAATATGAAGGTTACAGGCATGACAAAGCTGCCCAGAGCTTTAATCTTATAGCGGAACTCCGCAAAGATATAAATAATGACAATTCCCCAACAGAAGGTAAGAATAAATTCATAACCATTGGTTAATGGCGGCCGTTGCGTAATCACCCAGCGCAAAGCGATGGCCGCTGTATTGGCTATCAGTCCGATGATGGCAGCGAATGTACCCAGATGGGTAAAGACGTCCTTTTTAGCAGCCATTCCGATCCAATAGAAGACGGTGCTTCCTATGTAAGCTCCAACCATGATATAAAATAAAATGACTTCGAAATTTTCCATGGATCCGCCCAACGATATCGACTCCTTTACACAAAATTATGATATTCCTTCTACTTCAGCAACAATACGGTCGAACTCCTCTTTGGCTCCCATGCTCAGCTTTCCGATGTAAGCTCCCAAAGTCAGGGTTGCCTCTTGGGTCTCATGATTAGCCTCCAAAACGCCTGCAATCCGAACAGGCCGCCAATAGAAGGATAAAAGCAATCCCACCATTAAAAGGCCGCTTCCCAGCCAAACAATCCCTACTCCAGGATCTTCTTTAATTTGTAATCCTGTGAATGCTATCGCTTTATCAAAGGTTATGGTATAGGCATCCTGGATGTTCTTGGATTCTCCCGGTGTGAGCTGCCCCATATCCAACTGCCTGTGCTCATCAAAAACCTGATAAAGGATCACGGACTCTTGAGGGCTTGTTTTCATGGCCGCCAGCACAAAGTAAAAATTGGTTCCCGGTGCATTGAAATAACCATACCCATTCTGGAGTGCTACAGGAAAGGTCTTATCACCCATTTCTACAGTAAATTGGGCTCCCGGTGCATAGCTGGATTGGTAGAAGGTTACACCCTTATAGGTCAAGGGATGATTCACAGAAATGGACTGGCGGTGAACCTCTGTACCTGATTCAATGATACTAAGATCGGTATACCAGTTATCCCTCTCCCCGCTGGGCAGAATCCTATCTTCCACCGAATTGATCTTAACCATAAAGTTTTCTTTTACTTGGCCTTTATAAAGGTCAATCTCCTGAATGGGAACCACGCTTCCCTCACCGGCCATCATATACCCTTTAAAGCCGGAGAGGGACCCGATCAGGGCACCAAGGATTAAGATCACAAAAGAAAGATGAGTGATGAAGGATCCCCAACTGCCCATGCGCCGCTTCTGCGCTGTAAAACTCCATTGCCCCTCGCCCGCTGATTCGGTAAGGCGAAAACCCTTCTTCTTAAGTACTTCCTGAGTTCTTTGTTTTAAGACATCTTCAGTCTGCCCAGATAGTTTGGCGCTAATCTTCTGAGGTAGACTGGACTTATCCAGGGGAGCCTCGGGATTAAATGTCAACTTATAGATTCCCCCAAAACGCTGTACACTACACACAATGAGATTAATACAAAGTAGACCTAATAAGAATTGAAACAAAGGTGAAGAATAGATATGGGTAAATCCTAAAGTTCTCCAAATCTCTGCAACTGCATGTGCTCCTTCGGGATCGAGAGATTCCTGTGGTACCAGAGTTCCTATCCCTGAGACCAAAGCAACGATTCCGAGTAATACCAACCCTGTTTTCATTGAGCTGAAGATGTCCCAAATTTTTTCAATCAATCCGTCAGACCTATTGCTCATAATAACCTCCAGTATAAATTATGGAATTATTCAAAGGATTATTTTATGTATTATTTTACTATATATTCTCAGGTTAGCCTAGGATGAAAGTTTGTTTCACAGAAAAATCACGATTCATTTAGGGTTTCCATAGGATTCCGTAAGGGTTTGTTAAGGGTTGAAAAAGGATTTGTTAAGATTTCCCCCATTAAGTTACAAAAAGTACATAAAGTGCAAAAAAAGGAGGCAAAGCTCTTCAACCCTGATCAACGGCATTGCGAGCTTTGCCTCCCTATTCTATTCCTAATTTATAAATACTAAACTACATTAAAGTACCGTTCCAAATAGGCAGTGCCGCGAAGATGACCACGTAGCGCAGCACAAACCCGCCCAGAACAACCAGAGCATCACTGAGAAGGAGAACATTGGCCAATCCTTGTCCTTGCTCTAAGGCTACGGTATTACCGCTTCCAGCCGCCGCATGAAGAGCATGACCGGTATGAGCGGATTTGCCAAGTTTTCTGACTGCGAAAGCTGAGATCAGCAGAGGCACCACCAGTCCCAGTACCACAAGGAACAGCCAGAACCAAAGCGCCAGCCCGCCGGAAATGGCTTGAGCGGCAGAAGCGGCTTTCACCCCGCCACCGGCATTGGCCACGCTGAAGATAAAGGCGACGAGGATGATCTCAACGCTGACCAGATAGAAGTGAAGTTTGGAAATCTTGTACTCGTCAGAATGTACGCCCTTATCAATGATATTGCTGACCAGGACCGTGATGGAAAGACCTGTCGAAATAGCAGAAACAACGAATAATACCGGCATAACATAGGTATTCCAGAAAGGAATCGCTTCAACCACGGCAACGAGCAAACCTGTGTAAGCGCAGGTCGAGAAAGCCAGCAGTGCTCCGAGGTGCTCTAACGCACTGGGAATCTCTTTTTTCTTCCAGACAAAGAACGCAACCACTAATCCCACACAGATGAAGAGGGCAAGAATATACACGCCCCAGGTCATGACTGAGGTGAAGTTGCTTAAAAGGCCAATCAGCAGCCAGGGTTTCCTTAATCCCTGACCCAAGTCAAATACTAAAAGCACTGTACCAAAGGCCACGATAGGAGCAGCTATGAAATATCCGGCCCGTTTTAAAGCAGGTGAGTTCCCTAACCAACCTCTCCCGGCAGCATAAGAAGTGAGGTATGCTCCGGCACCTAAACCACCTAAAAAGAGATATATGACGATTAACCATTCCCAATGAAGATGCATGTTTTTTCCTCCTCCTTATTCCTTATACCTTCGGGATAATCACTAATGAAGGATTGGTGATGCTGGCCGGCGGCAGACCATTGATTTCCGGAGCTACAGCGCCGGGAGTTTTTCTCAGTTCAGTAATATCCCCATAGGTTAATGCACCGGTCGGACATGCGGATACACAGGCAGGTTTGCCCCCTTGGTCCTGAATCTCGGCACAGAAACTGCATTTCGTTACTGCTCCGGTACCGGACTTAACAAACTGTGGTGCATGGTAAGGGCAGGCATAGAGGCAATAGGCACAGCCCACGCATTTCTTCGTATTATGGGCTACGATACCGTCTTTATCCCGTTTCGTATAGGCTTTGACAGGACATACTGTCATACAGGCAGGATCGGCACAGTGGTTGCAACTCATAGAGAGATACACCTTGTTGCTTGCCGGCTCTGCTACATATACCTTACGCCATTCGGCACCGGGCTCCCATTTGTTCGTTTCTTTACATGCTTTGGCGCACAACTTACAATTAATGCATTTTGTTTGGTCATACATAAAACCTAATTGCTTGGATTCACTCGACTCTGTTCCTGCAGCTTTAACACTCGCTTCTTTCAAACTTCCCATCGGCACACCAACTGCCACGGCAGCTGCGGTTAAAGCCCCGATTTTTAAAGCTGTACGACGTGTTAATTTTACATCGAGCTTTGACACATGGAACAACCCCTTTCTCTAATTCCCTCTAGTACTTACCCATTTTTTCACACAAAAAGCTCCGGCATATCCTATTTATTTATTAGTTCATAACCTCTGCCTTTGCTTCTTGTCTTCGTAATAAAGAATACCATAGAAATTATTTATTGCAAAGTATTAGCTTTCGGTAATTTTTGCATTCTCATTATTATTTCACTAAAAATTCACAATTATATACCTATCGAAAAGACCGAAGTCCATCAACTCCAGGCTGATTTCTTTCGGTCTCAGTGTTCATTGGGGCAAGTTAGATGCAAGTGCAATAAATTTTACCTATCTTTAAATATACCCTAAAACTTGCGTTCCTTCACAAAATAAGCCAAATCCACGAGAGCTTTCCGGGTCGGCACATTGGGCAGCTCTTGAAGGTAAGAATTGGCTTTACTTATATATAAGTCCACATAATGCATGGAGTCAGCAATTGCTCCGGAGTCCTTGATCATTTTAATGGCCTCTCTGACGTCATCGTCATCCTTCTCCGGTTTGGCCAGCAATCCATGCAAGCGCTCCCTCTCCCCGGATTGATGCAGGGCAAGAATCAAAGGCAGGGTCATAATTCCTTGACGGATATCTCCTCCCACAGGCTTGCCCAGTTCGGAGGCTTCAGCAGTGACATCCAGGACATCATCAACGATTTGAAAAGCCATACCCAGGGCGTGTCCATAAGCACCCAGAGCCCAAACTTCTCTCCGCGGGGCAGAAGAAACCAGAGCACCCAGTTTGCAGCTGGCGGAAATAAGCATGGCCGTTTTACGCTTAATACGATAATAATACTGTTTCAAGTTCTGATTGACATCATTGGAAGCCTTAATCTGTTGGATTTCTCCCTGACTCATTTCCACACTGACTTCAGCAAGAATCTTTGACACTTCAGGATGATTAATCTGAGCAAGCAGCTCCAGCGCTTTAGCCAATAGGTAATCCCCGGTAGCAATCGAAACTACATTTCCCCATTTTGCCTTAACTGTGGGCCGCCCCCGCCGGGTCATTGACGCATCCACTACATCGTCATGAACCAGAGTGGCCATGTGAATCAATTCTAAAGCCATAGCCACCGGAAGGAGCCTGTCAATGGGATAGCCATAGAATTTTCCTGCTAAAAGGGTAAAAGCCGGGCGCAACCGCTTCCCACCGGCTTCCAATAGTTGAACAGCGGATTGATCCAGTATAGGAAAATCTGTTTTTATATAAGCATGAAGTTCTTTCTCAACCCTCTGCAGATCGGAGTTGATTTGGTTAAAAAGCCAAAGTTGTTTCAATCTTGGTTCACCTGCTTGCACCCTATTTTTCGTAGGACACCATGTCTTGTGGGAGTTCCGCAAGAGGATCCTCATCATAGGTTAATAATTCTTCGTCATCTTTATTGGGTGTTGCATTCTCATCGCTTGGCGTATCTGCAGCTTCCGGTGTAACCGCTGCAACAGTTGAAGGGGCTGCAGCTGCCGTCTTTTTTTCTTCCTGGCTGCTTTTCTTAGGCGCCGGGGTTTTCAATGTGTCATCTAAGGTCTTCTTGAGGACATTGCTGGGAGTATTCACAGCATCCTGAAATTCTTTCGTCATATCTCCGGCAATTTTCTTAACCTCAAAAACCACCTTTCCAATGGCACGAGCCACATCGGGAAGGTCTTCTGGGCCGAATAATACCAAGGCGATAACCATTAATATAATAAGTTCATTAAAACTCATCTCTTACCCCCCCTATCCTTCCAGTGCTTTCTCTCGTTTTCGTGCCACAATATAACCGAGCCAAATACTGGCCTCATACAACATATAGGTAGGCAGCACCATTAGTCCCTGAGTCATAATTTCAGGAGTAGGTGAAATGAGCATTGTCACCACTACAATCCCAAAGAAGGCATACTTCCTCTTTTTAGCCAGGCTATCCGGGGAGAGGACGCCAATACGAATCAAAAGCAGCAAGATAACAGGAAGTTGAAAAATCAAACCAAAGCTTAAAAGAAAACGTATAATAAAGGATAAATACGAAGCTTTTGTCACCAGAGTAGTTGAACTTACAACGGCTTGGCCAGTAAAAAGCAGGAATTTAA is part of the Desulfitobacterium chlororespirans DSM 11544 genome and encodes:
- a CDS encoding polyprenyl synthetase family protein, translating into MKQLWLFNQINSDLQRVEKELHAYIKTDFPILDQSAVQLLEAGGKRLRPAFTLLAGKFYGYPIDRLLPVAMALELIHMATLVHDDVVDASMTRRGRPTVKAKWGNVVSIATGDYLLAKALELLAQINHPEVSKILAEVSVEMSQGEIQQIKASNDVNQNLKQYYYRIKRKTAMLISASCKLGALVSSAPRREVWALGAYGHALGMAFQIVDDVLDVTAEASELGKPVGGDIRQGIMTLPLILALHQSGERERLHGLLAKPEKDDDDVREAIKMIKDSGAIADSMHYVDLYISKANSYLQELPNVPTRKALVDLAYFVKERKF
- a CDS encoding Sec-independent protein translocase subunit TatA/TatB, which produces MSFNELIILMVIALVLFGPEDLPDVARAIGKVVFEVKKIAGDMTKEFQDAVNTPSNVLKKTLDDTLKTPAPKKSSQEEKKTAAAAPSTVAAVTPEAADTPSDENATPNKDDEELLTYDEDPLAELPQDMVSYEK